The genomic window tttatgatTTCTGTGAATGTTCAAACTTTTGTCCATCTCTACATTTCTTACAAAGATTGTAGCAGAGTGCACATGAACAGCAGAGGGTCTGCTGTCAAGGCTGGAGGTGTCTTCATCTTCTGCACTGTACAGAGGCTGTGGCACAGGCTGCTTTTGTAAATACAATCACAGGTAAATTAATTGTAGATCAGTTTGAGCTCAAGGTAAGTTTATGTGACCACTGAAATACAAATGATAACTAACTTTCCTCCTTCGTTCAGtatgattattattgtcacTTCAAAATTAACTTTGCTGAAGTTAAGATAATTATTGTTCTTCACGCTGAACAGACACTTCATTGCTGTCTGTTCTTTGACTGTCTAgtaagttttgtattttgtttggtttaataATTGAGCCAGAAAGAGGAGTGCCACCTTACCTTTGCATGTATAACTGTGCTCTTGCAGTTTGCTTGCTTGTGAATTAGCAGATCACTCAGCTGCACCCAGCCACTGCAAAACTGTTCATGAGCTTCTAGGAATTTGtaacttttaaattatttaatgatttaacCAACTTTCTAGCTATACAAAACAAAAGGTCAGCACACAACTACCATAGCACCATAGCAGGCACAGGCAGGTAACAGAGCGTGTTCCTCCCATGATGGCGCCCCTGTCCCAACATGCAACATGGTGTGACGTACCTTCACATTCgctattgctacttttacttaggtTAAATATCTCAATACTTCTACCACTGATTAAAggtgaactccactgattttccACCTCAGTGTGTGGAGAGTGTATCAACGCCGGCTGCAAGTGTCTGCTGACACAGCTGACAGCATCATCAAAGCCGCCTGCATCCTGACAAACTACCCCCGTGGTACAGATGGGAACCACAGCGCTGATGTTTAGGATGACGGTGCTGATGATGTGGACGGCAGCGTGTTGGGTTGCCATTAGGAGTATTTGGGGGAATAGAGAATCAGCTGATTCACTCTGGGTTTGGGATGTGTTCCACCAGTATTTCACCTCTCCTGCTGGCCAAGTCCCATGGCAATATGACCATATGCACTGTAGTCTCCCTTAACTGCTCCACTGTGTAGATTTCTCCTTCAATCCTTTATGAAGTTATGAACTAAACTTGTAAATATTGATTTAGCTATAGTCTTTAATGTTTAAGTTGTACATGTATATAATTTGTAATAAATTATTCAAGATTAAATTTAACTCTTAGTgcttcaaataaatacaatatatataccCAATGTCTTGTTCATGATATTGATTAAATATCTAGGGTTCAGTATGGAAAATGTAAGCTCAGCtggcaaaaattataaaagGAGTTACCTCAAACTGCACAGGTAAATAATATGCATCCTCAAATACAATATAAGGCATTTTAAGGCACCTGTTCCTTACATTGTATTTGAAGATGCATATTGTTAAATAACATTAAGGCTAATGctttcttctttgtttgttaaagtgtttatttaaaacCTAGTTTCTAAGTTGCCTTTCAACTGCAAAAATGACATGTTGCTAAAGTAAATGTAGTGATTCTATTTTCTCAAATATATggttgtgctcataagtttacataccctggcAGAATTTGAGAAATATTGGctattttttggaaaatatgactgatTATGCTTAAAACGTTCCGTTTATTTAGGGATAGTGGACAGGTGAAGCcgtttattttcacataattgtgtgtgccctttttaaatcataatgataaCTGAAATCATCCAAATGGCCTTGATCAAAAGTTTCCACACCTGtgacttgtttgattgtaattagtgTTTGTATATAAACAGTCAATGAGTTTCTTAGCTCTTGAGAGACCCCTGCACATTCATCCAGGGCTGCTCTGACTTTACTGGATACCAAGCCATGGGGAAAGCAAAAGAACTGCCAAAGGACCTGCGAGAAAACATAGTTGAACTTTATAAATCaggaaaaggatataaaaagatatcctaagatttgaaaatgccaatcagTAGTGTTCCAGCTCTGATAAGGAAGAGGAAAATTAGGGGTTCTTTTTTTAACCCTGTTGGACAGAGGGAAAGCATTTTCCACAATTAAGGTTTACCTGGCTGCTATTTCAGTTCGCCACATAGGCTCGGGTGGAAAACCAGCTAGCCAACATCCTTTGGTGTGCTGCTTTATGAATGGGGTGCGCCGTAAACTCCCAGTTTCTAGGCCCCTGTTACCAATATGGGATTTGTCAGTTGTGTTAGATGCTCTCTCATAACATCTGTTTGAACCTTTGGAGGGAATGGGATTAAAGTTTCTCTCACTCAAAACTGCATTACTCTTAGCTCTGACTATGGctaagtgagtgagtgacttACAGTCACTGTAAACGCATCTGGCCTGTACGCAGTTTGCTCCTGGGCTCTCTATAGTATGTTTACGGCCTAACCCGGCTTTTGTACCTAAGGTGGTGGAGTCTGTGTTTAGGTGCCCCACAGTCGAGCTTGGGGCTTTTCACCCTCCACCGTTTGCAACAGTGGAGGAATGCAGGATGAATACTTTTTGCCCTGTGCGAGCGTTATGTGGACAGGACAGCAAGTTTCAGAAGACACAACCAGCTGTTTGTGCAGTAGACTGTTGCAGTTGCAGTCGtctctccttcactctcctcctgctctgGATGCTCTAGATTGCTGTACACCCTGTCCAAAAATATCTGATAAGTCATCCCATGTCAAATTAATGGACCCCCTCTACACCAATGTCACCCTTATGGGGTGTTATGTGCTATAGTAAAATgatgaaacagttttatttgttaacTTGTTATCCACTAAATTATCATCCTTTTCCCTTAACTGTAGACCACAGCTTTATAAACTTGGAAAACCTAAGACTATAGCTACCTCCTGAAAGCTGTTGACATCTCAAGGACATGGCATCCATGTATTTCCAcctcttcttttgtttccctGCCTGGCtactctttgtctctttctcctcccttttCTTCCTGACATATGTGTCCCTGAGGTTCTTCCAGAGTTTCTTAGCATCTGCAACTAAAATCATAAACAGCATGTTAAATACGATATTAAAACATATCATGTCAGcatttaaacacaaagtagCAAGTCAAATAATACCTGAAATATGACACTGGAGCACTCATATAATGTGCTCTAATATGTATGGAGACACAACAGCCAACGTGGCTGCAAGATAAAGATAATCCATCACATCCTCCGCTCCGCAACCCACCACCGTGAACCGTCACCTGCTTCAGGCTAGTGTGTTCCAGTAAGGAACAAACTCATGCCGTTCATTTACTGCTGGTCCAGTTTGATAGCTTAGCCACTAAACTTTTGAAATCTTGTCATCAATTCAGCACTACACCATAGGTGCTGATGAGTGGATGGCCCAGCTAGGGAGGTTTACCATCACAGGAATTTGGTCCTCTGAACATGGCAACAGACCAGCTCCAAGACAGAAGAAATGTCATGATCTttatcaaaagaaaaagcaaaatatttatCTTTAAGTCCAGTTGTAGCATACCCTTTCAGACAAGTTCAGATGAATTTGTTATTTAGGTCTGTTTGTTAGTTAGGTTTGATATCTTGCAGACTGAGAAGTGTCTACTTTGTCACGGAGGGCAGATATGTCTGTTTAGAGGAACACACAGTTGTGTCTGTGGATTTCAGTCTGTAAAGGTACTGACAATACATTCAAGTATAGTGGAACTGTGTGCTAATtgtaatgaattattattttatattatttaaccATCAAGCAGATACCATCATCATCTCCCTGACAGGCTGTTCCAgctgttcctgctgctgctatGCCCCTATACTTTTTATGAAGGCATTTACTGTGTCATAATTGGAAAACCAAAGCTGTTCCAAGGTACCTATTCTTTATACAGCCTGCTGCACAATCCATCCTTTAAAACTGTATACAGTCAATCACAAATGTAACTAAATCAacagtcagtggtagtgtccCTGCAGCCGGCTGGCCCACATAATactgttttaatgttaaaaGCTGTCTGTCATGGCTCTTGGTTCAACCCCCAAGCTGTGATTGGACAGTTGATTGCTTTTCAGTTTGGCATGGAGGTCTATGTCAATACACTGAGATGCAATACACCTCTTCACTGTCTTTGTGCTGTGATTTGATGTCACAATGAAAAACTATTCATTCAGATGTTAAAGACAAAAAGCTAAAAATTctctttaaacatgttttaaatttaattctGACACAACAAATGGATATAAAGGTAATTCTGTACATACCACaatatgtattgtatttttttgttcgattttttttaatataggCATTTTAAATCCTCCTAATGTTCTCTATTATTGGCTGAACCAATGAACCGAACCAACTAATAAAAGCCAAACTAAACATCCAAGGGTCAATTAAGTAGGCGATCCAGTCATGATAGTGATAGCATATAGCTGTTGTAGTGCAGTATCAgaagtagcagcagtagtaataCTGCAGTGGTAATTACAAAGAGCAGACGAGCAGTAACGCATAAGTAACAGGTAATCCTGAATTACTGACAGCACCTGAACGCATCAGTCTCCGGTGCAGCTGGGTACTTTCGGTTACCTCAGAGAAAACCGTGACAACAATGAGATAGCAGTAATTTGATACACAGGTCGCCTCTGCAAAGCCAATCGTGTTAAAAGGGATTAACAGGCGATGACAGCTGGATTTACTGTGAAGCTGAACCGAGTCTTAATTGCGTTTAGTTGCCGCTGTTTGAGCAAGGAGCCGTGTCACCATACGCTAATTTTGGACGAAAAATTGAGTCTCTGACCTCAATGTCTAAACTACTGGGAAATGCAGGTGTGTCGCTGCTTGGGGACAAATCGCTGGAATTCTACCAGGACCCGGTGAGCTTCTGCCGGCAGAGGATCGAGAAACACCGGAGCAGAGTGTTTCAGAGCCGTCTGCTCAACAGACCGACCGCCTTCATCTGCTCCGTGCAGGGCATGAGAGAGCTGCTGTGTGGTACGTTGTCTTTTGcgcagctgtgtgtatgtgggtgcgtgcgtgtgcgcgtgCAACGCCACAGGTGAGCACCTGCATATTATTTAAGATGAAAACAGGGGTTAAAGTTTTCAGGCACCGTGTCTGCTTTCAGgcatagagcagttttaaattcatattatatttcattcaaTGCATTGTACAATTTTTCAGAAATATGGGAAAatttagtagtttttttttttactttattggaTGTTATGCCACCTTTTTAATTTATTGGGAGATTAGTGTATCTGTAGTTTGTAGTGAGTTATAGTGACCTTTCTCGTTCGTCAACATAGTGAATCAGATTTTGTTTCAAGGCCAAAGAgcaaagggtttttttttctccatatggAGTGAAATTCACCCCGAGATTAGTCTGATCGGTCATGAGAGAGACTCGTGATGCTGCAGGAGAGGGGGAAGGGGATGAAGCTTAACTGAAATTTTTTATCGTTTTATCTTATTATACTTCAAAATAATGCACTATTATCAAATACAACATAACATAGAACTAATAACTAcgaaatgtaataaatataagCCAAATTAAATCTTTTCCTAATTATAATGTCAACACAAGTAATAAAAGTTTTTAAGAGAGGCTACAGAAGaactatagaaaaaaaatatgttaactGGCAAAACTTAAAAGAGGATGTAGGAGTTTTAAAGGGAAAATAGGGGATCAATGAGGTGACGCATGTAAcgaaatttttaaaaagttgctaTAAATTTGATATAAAGTGCTCTTAGAGTACAATGTAACTTATTTTAAGTTCTTATAAGCTAATACAGTATCTGACTTCTGGTaccaaaactgcaaaaatacatATGAGGCATATAAACATGTTCTATCCTTTTTTTCACTTGACAAAATAGGACAAACTCCTCAGTGCGTTGTCAACTTTTCCTAAATACAATATAGTCTAAAACCTATTAAGAAACATCTCCAGGttaattcattttatattataatattagtGAACAGGAAAATGTCATGTTTAAGGTTAAGATCTGcatatataacaaataaatattaagattaaataattacacatacacaagatATTGtcacaaaatataataaactagTAGAGATGATGAAACATTGAGAAATATATGCTCCTAGACCAGTCTACAGTCCACTTACATACACTGCAAATATTTTCAACCTGagttaatatttgttttctctgtgtcaCTTTGAAGTAAAGTTTAACCCTTCTGTGGATTTGATAAGAGGATAAGAGATGTTATTGAATcctgcttttgtcttttttcgTTGGAACTGGATAACTGTCACACTTCTGGGGAAGCATCCTCAATATCCTGCTACTTTCTGTCAGCCTCCTTTCTTTtaagcacacatgcacaaatacacacacacacacacctgcaggcAGAATCAAACCCATATTTTGATATTGTCTGTTTGAttgtataatgagtgtgtgaacagtatgtgtatatatatatatttgtgtgtgcatgtaataATATGTGTTGTGTTTCAGAGAAGTCCAACTTGTTTCTGAAAGATCCGACTGATTTGATGACCAACATGTACGGTGATACTGTTGTAACCACTAATGGTAAACATAtgcaagtgcacacacacacacacacacacattgtaactgttaaaatgtgtttaattcagctctgcaaatataaatatatgtgtctTTCAGGTGAGGAGGCATGTCTTCTCCGTCTGTCTCTCACCAGCCTGTTTACAGGAAGTTGTTTACAATCATCAAGTGAATATATCACCAGGTAGGGAAAGTAAAATTATTACAATCATATTTTGAAGGCAAGCGTTGCAAGCACGTCTGGTCATCATGTCTGGGTGGCACCAGACATGATGACCAGACATGCTTGCAACAACATTGACGACACAACTGCAAAGCCTTTTATTGCTGCAACAGTTTGTAATGTGTCCATGCATGTCAAAGGTTTCTCAAGCAAGAATCTGGACAGTAATATGGTCATTTGGGTGCTGTAATAACAAGTGACTGTTACTAGTGTAATTGTCATTATATtatgtacaaaatgtattaaaatgtgctGCCAGGACACAATTTAGACAATACTTCTTTGGCAGTTACTGTGAAATGAGAAGCTGATAAGTAATTGCCgggaaaatgcaaatataaatagtttttgTAGGGCAGCATCTCGTTGGAgatttacgtgtgtgtgtgtgtgtgtgtgtgtttctctacCTCTTTTTATCTACAGTGTATGTGAGCGCTGTCTGAAGGACCTCTCTCTCAGGTAACATTCAACACAAACCTCCagttaatttatattttacatttattcatccaACAGATACTTTTGTCCAAAGCGATATACAAATCAGAATTACAAATTGTTTCACAGGAGGTAAAACTCAAACTTTTGGATCAACAGAAAAAGTAGTGATATAACTTGACATGAAAACAAGGTTGGAGACATGGAGAGGgtgtgtttcactgtttgtgtgtgtgtgcacaattttttttgtttttgtatatttgcaAATGGGGAGATGAAACAATGACATATGGCTTCCATATAACCTTTGCTTGCTAGTTTACCCTGCTTACGACATcagtaaatgataaattattacACAGCAGGTCAAACATACATAGTTGTTGACCTTAGAAACAGGCactcatgtatttttttttaatttcagcaaTATTCAATTCAAGTCACTTCATATTTTCATGACTGACTCAGTGTTTTGGGGTAATATATGACACTAATCAATGCGTGAcctatgtgcttgtgtgtgtgtgtatagtggcCAGCCAGAGTGTGTGTACACTGTGTTTAAGCGGCTGGGGACGGAGTTGGTGTTGGGCCTTTTTCTGAATGTACGAGCGGAAGAGCAGCCTGAGCTTTTCCAGGAAATCACACAACTTTGCACCCAGCACTGGCATGGTAGGAACACACAGATgtttagcacacacacacacacacacacacacacacacatgcaaacaacttgtgcctattttttacaaataCACAAGCAAGTATGggcatgtgtgtgggtgtgtgtgtgtttgtacagggCTTTTCTTTCCTATGCAGCCGTAGtattgtaattttcttttttccgcTGACATGTTTCGTCAGTTTCATTGTTTGGCAATACAGAATTACGAAATCTTCCACTTCCTCTTTCATTTCAGtgtaataaatatttctttctgtgtgtctttgaCCACTTAAACACCTCCCGCAGGTCTGATCTCTGCTCCGGTGAATGTGAAGGTTCCACTGTGGTCGTCAGGTTTCTCCACCGCTCTGGAGGCCAGAGACAAACTGATGGAAATCATCAAAGACAAActtaaaaatgacacacaggGGTAAGGCTTGATGTGTCTCTCAGTTTGTCTGCATCTGTCTTGCTCTGTCTCATACACacagtgccacacacacacacacacacacacacacacacataggaaaaaaacagaagtaacTGCACCATTGCTTCTCCTTTTCCCCTCTCAGTCTTCATTGTTACGTCTTTCTCTGGtatgcagacacacattcagttttcattttgccATTATTTTCAAAGACTTTCCTAGAAGAAGTAGCCAGCAGGAACACATCAGGGTTTTCTCAAGCATgacaaaaacaccacaacattGCTCAATTGCTCTTGCTTATTGAAGTACCATTTTAGCTCTCTTCCTTTGTGCTGTAAAGTGAAGGCTGGTAAAGGCTGCTGATCTCTGGTGATGCCGATTTGTTTATAATAACCAAACTATTAATTAGCAAATGATCTGTTGAACGTAGCATCTTAATCTCACTGTTGCTGTCTCACTAGTTTTGTCGGCTCTCTCGGGTCTTTGCCACTGCCCGACTCCAGTGCTGCCTCTCAGCATCTCCTGCTGTTCATCTCAGCCCTGATCCCCAAAGCTCTGGCATCTCTGCTCACCTCGTTCACACTGGCACTCAGTGGAAACGAACAGGTACACGAACGCAGACAAAACTGTGCATGTCGACgagacaaaatgacaacaagAGGGGGCTGAAAATACACAGAGATCctgtaaatggtaaaatgttgCCAAATATTGGGTGTTTCAGTGTTCCTCTCAGATTGTGAGAAGTTGAGAAGCTAGAGTACCTAAAGAAAAATCAAGTCATGCCcttcaataaaaatatactaTTTATCCATTATTATGCCTCAACTTTTTGCATTCTCCTCTTACATTTAATGTCCTGATAAACAGAGATTAAAATCTGTGTAAATACAGTACCACATgaagttttcttttcttactgAGTAAAAGAAATAGGCCCATGTGATAACCATGACCATATGTGATAACTTGTTTACATGTCTAGCTCTTTCTGCCTCAAATAGAATGGTCAAACAAAAATTCTCTCTGTCTCCGTGTTCAGGAGGAGACCCGTCGGCGAGCTTTGACGGACGCTGGTTACCTGCATGGAGTGCTGCTGGAAGTTCAGAGACTCTGGCCTCCTTTCATTGGTGGACGCAGAATAGCTGATCAGGTAGGACTGCTCACGTGGCATCCTGCTGATTTCCCTGCTGCACTGACTATTGCAAGaattaagatttatttttcatctttggtTCTGAATTTGAGAGATCCAGTCTAAAGCAACACAGATTTGGTCATGATGACTGATTTTGAAGATCATTTGAAGCCTGCACTGGTCTGTAGAGAATAGAGACACCTTCGTCTGCTGACCACTGTCAGCAAACGTTACCATGAAGTGTGGGGGAGTCAAGGATTCAGATTTTGCTCTCTTTAGTGATTCTGGATTTTTATGGTGATTTTTGCTACTTGAATCTGGACAAATATGAATCTTATCCTGTAGTTTGAACGGTTAGCCAAATCTGATCTGCAAAAGACATTAAATGTGTGATGCTGAGTGCAGgatttgttaaatgtttaagTGTTTCTAGCACATGAAAAACACTGAGCTTGTCTGTGTACGAACCCAAATAAAATTGGACTCCATCCATTTTATGCTTCACATATTTGACACATAGTAGATTCAGTTCTCCAGAGCATCTTAACAATCAGTGTAAATGTTGAATTTATTATATACCAATCCCTGGATTATTAACATAAGAGCAAGATAATAGCAAATTGAGGTAAGTATGACCCATTTTATATTGCCATATGTTAACTATTACAATAAGAAATATGAATAAGACATCCTATCTGTTACTTAGCTGAggatttagtttattttatttgtatgtttgaaCTACTTACTGTAAATACTTACTGTAAGTATGGTCACTTTTATTAAACTGTAACTACAAAGAATTTTAACCAGGTGTTAACGTTTGTAGGGCAACACACAATAATTAGTGTGCAGACCTTGTGTTACTGCTGTTGTATGGAACGCCTCTCATTTGTAAATATTGTGAGTGATATATTTTTGAAAGACTTGTGATGGTTAATATCGTACTTTTAGTTATTGTGGTCTTCATAAAGTGAGACAGGCCTTTGCGTTGTGTGTTGCACTCCTTTCCTCTAGATGGCGACATATATAGATGAAAGCCTCCTCCACTGTCAGGAGCTCTTTCTAGTGTGTACTCAACATTATCAAGAGTCGCAAGGgctggacaaaataacaggaacactttttttatcattatcattgtgTGTCAACTCTATAagcatttgtatttgttttgttattctcatCAACATGAGACATGACACATCACTAAAGGCCAGACAGTACCAGGCCTCACTGCTTTGGTATTTACTGCAGggctattttattttattagaaagtatttttggtattttctaCACCTCTTA from Thunnus maccoyii chromosome 19, fThuMac1.1, whole genome shotgun sequence includes these protein-coding regions:
- the LOC121885723 gene encoding cytochrome P450 26B1-like — encoded protein: MSKLLGNAGVSLLGDKSLEFYQDPVSFCRQRIEKHRSRVFQSRLLNRPTAFICSVQGMRELLCEKSNLFLKDPTDLMTNMYGDTVVTTNGEEACLLRLSLTSLFTGSCLQSSSEYITSVCERCLKDLSLSGQPECVYTVFKRLGTELVLGLFLNVRAEEQPELFQEITQLCTQHWHGLISAPVNVKVPLWSSGFSTALEARDKLMEIIKDKLKNDTQGFVGSLGSLPLPDSSAASQHLLLFISALIPKALASLLTSFTLALSGNEQEETRRRALTDAGYLHGVLLEVQRLWPPFIGGRRIADQDSTLAGFHVPKGHGAMYISHSVHRDPDVFQQPDSFLPERWSGRNAGQEHFLCSLGSGPRSCIGLKLTDVFVKEACVYLLKHYDWCLEPPSQDLEYKWLPVSRPAIPPTISFTQLDPTRSDSSSSR